The proteins below are encoded in one region of Xenopus laevis strain J_2021 chromosome 8L, Xenopus_laevis_v10.1, whole genome shotgun sequence:
- the LOC108698659 gene encoding mRNA decay activator protein ZFP36L1: protein MPSTMLSSLLSPFQELDTNLSKEFMSLLSERRLNISPIEEQESTYLSCPINLNKNEKIRKKLTEFCVEPLETLWNCNNQLSAPNPLCRIPFLADRSVSMIEETNHLSPPKPLSSRYKTELCRTFHEIGSCKYGSKCQFAHGSEELRGLNRHPKYKTELCRTYHTIGFCPYGSRCHFIHNAEEQRFIKSTKGQRPPLLRHSISCSGIPSSTSLDSLFSSSLSPFSPASPTFSPSASIFSSGPSSPSSSSLVTLNLAPFFRPASPPSPGIQSPIPVRQLAQLPPFRGSEPSTECLQDCLLDKDQEISALKDCKENCSNSSEAKRLPIFSRLSD, encoded by the exons ATGCCCAGCACCATGCTCTCCAGCCTGCTCAGCCCATTCCAGGAGCTGGATACCAACTTATCCAAG gaattTATGTCTCTTCTTTCTGAGAGGAGATTAAACATTAGTCCTATTGAAGAACAGGAGAGCACCTATTTGTCTTGCCCTATCAACTTaaacaaaaatgagaaaattcGGAAGAAATTAACAGAATTCTGTGTTGAACCTTTGGAGACACTATGGAATTGCAACAACCAGCTTTCTGCTCCAAATCCCCTGTGTCGCATCCCATTCCTAGCTGACCGCTCTGTAAGTATGATTGAGGAGACCAATCACTTGTCTCCACCTAAGCCACTCTCTTCCCGATACAAGACTGAGCTTTGCCGTACTTTCCATGAGATTGGTTCCTGCAAGTATGGCTCAAAGTGCCAATTTGCACATGGGTCTGAAGAGCTCCGAGGTCTCAACCGACACCCCAAATACAAGACAGAGCTGTGCCGGACTTACCATACTATTGGCTTCTGCCCATATGGATCTCGCTGCCACTTTATCCACAATGCAGAAGAGCAAAGGTTTATTAAGAGTACAAAGGGACAGCGCCCTCCACTTTTGAGGCACAGTATAAGCTGCTCAGGAATCCCTTCTTCCACCTCTTTGGATTCTCTCTTCTCATCCTCACTGTCTCCCTTTTCTCCAGCTTCTCCCACCTTTTCCCCATCTGCCTCCATTTTTAGTTCTGGTCcttcctctccctcttcttcttctcttgtGACACTTAATTTGGCACCTTTCTTTCGCCCAGCATCTCCCCCTTCCCCAGGCATACAAAGCCCTATCCCTGTAAGGCAGTTGGCCCAGCTGCCACCCTTCAGGGGGTCAGAACCCAGCACTGAATGCCTCCAGGACTGTCTTTTAGATAAGGATCAAGAGATCAGTGCTTTGAAAGACTGCAAAGAGAACTGTAGCAATTCCAGTGAAGCCAAGCGTCTCCCAATTTTCAGCCGCCTGTCTGATTAA